The sequence TACTACGCCGGTAAAACCGCCCCAAGTAACAGACATAAAACGGAAGCCTTTATCAGGCTTATTGAACGAAACGATCTTATTGTGAGCAAACCTGTCGCCCACCCAGAAATCGAAGTTGCGGCCGATAAGCATCGAGCCATTATCGGTTTTGTCGCCCCAGGCGCCGAACGAGGTACAGCCAACCAGCATCATATTCTGGAGCGCATGGCCGATATCATGAGCAGCGTGATAGTTAAGTATCCGCGCGTAATTGTTGCCGATCCAGCTAAAGGAGTCTGCAGCAGATTGAGATATCCCATATATCTCGGCCTTGTACTCGTCGGTCACATGGTCGGGCAAGTCACGGTTCATAAACCCGACGATGTACTTGAGGAACTTAAGGTAACTTTCAGACGGTATCATCTGCCTGATCTGTTCCGTAAAAGCTACCTCCTGCTCTACTATCAATGGCTGCGAGAGCTTGCCGGTGATGATGCCGCGCTCATAAGGAGCACCGGCAACGTACATTTCGTGGAGTCCGTATTTGTTTTGGCGTATCCAGTTCTCATTAATAGTGTACAAGCTTCCGGCAATGTGTTGGCTTTGAAGCGCAGACGCAGGGCTTGCAGCCAGCTTTGGTGGCTCAATATCGGAAACACACCATACATATATACAGAAAACAATAAAAATAAACAGGAAGATGCCCAGGCAGGTAACCAGCCATTTGAGCGCCTTCTTCAACAGTCGCATGGCTGCAAAGGTAGGCCGGAATTGGCAATTGGGAATTTGTTATTCGTTAAAAACCGGGGATATAAAATGAACCATTACTTTTGAGACCTGTTAGTTAGACAATATGCATTTACTCCTGACCAATATCAAACAACTTTGCCAGGTAGAGACCGGCACTGCCAGGAAGGCACTGGTAAAAGGCGAAGCCATGCGCGTTTTGCCTTCGATTGAAAATGCCTGGTTATTTATAGAGCATGGCAAGATCCACAGCTTTGGTCGAATGTCCGAACCACCTGCCGTGGCTGCCAACGATGTGATGGATATGAGCGGGCGTACAATATTGCCAGCGTGGTGCGATTCGCATACGCACCTTGTGTTTGCTGCACCAAGGGAAAAGGAGTTTGTTGATCGAATCAACGGTCTGAGCTACGAAGAAATAGCCCGTCGCGGCGGAGGGATCCTGAATTCGGCCCGAAAGCTGAATGAGACGAGCGAAGAAGAACTATACGACCAAAGCCTGCAGCGCCTGCACGAAGTAATGGGCAAAGGCACCGGCGCCATCGAGATCAAAAGCGGATACGGCTTGAACACAGACGCAGAACTGAAAATGCTGCGTGTTATCCGCAAGCTGAAGGAGAACGCGCCTATACCTATCAAAGCCTCGTTCCTGGCTGCCCATGCCTACCCTTTGGAATACAAACAGGATCATGAAGGGTACCTGAAACTGATCATAGAAGAAATGTTGCCACGCGTTGCCGACGAAGGCCTGGCCGATTATATGGACGTGTTCTGTGAGCAGGGCTTCTTCAGCATCGATGACACTGAAAGGCTATTGGAAGCTGGCTGGAAATACGGACTCAAACCTAAGATCCATGCAAACCAACTCCATCATTCCGGGGGTGTTGAGGTAGGCGTGAAACATAAGGCCATCAGCGTGGACCACCTGGAATGTGTTGGCGACAAAGAGATCGCAGCCTTGAAGGAAGGCAGCACAATGCCAACCTTGCTACCTGCAGCGGCCTTTTTCCTCGGCATTCAATACCAACCTGCCCGTAAGATCATTGACGCCGGTCTGCCGGTATGCCTGGCTACGGATTATAATCCTGGCTCATGCCCATCGGGAAGTGTGCCTTTCTTGCTCACTTTGGCCTGTACCCAATTGAAAATGACCCCCGAAGAGGCCATCAACGCCGTTACCCTGAACGGCGCCGCTGCGCTAGAACTCCAGGACGAGATCGGTACTATTGCTGAAGGCAAACGTGCCAACCTTATCATAACCAAACAGATACCTTCAGTGTCATATATACCCTATGATTTCGGAAATAACCCAGTTGACAAAATGATCATTAACGGCCATTTTATTTAAAAAATGGGGAAATCGTCCCGATTTCAAGTGATTTTGGGCAATTTTCCGTTCGTTTTTTAATTTTTTGAAGGATTTCCGTTTTTGCCTTTAATGATTACTTTTGCAGTCCGCATAAAAAACTTTTATGGCTACAACAGCAGACATCAGAAACGGCATGATCATCAAATTGGATGGCAGCCTCTATTCAGTAGTAGAATTCGGTCAGAACAAAACAGCCCGCGCAGCCGCCAAGGTATGGGCAAAACTTAAAGGTGTAGACAACAGTCGCTCTATAGAACACACCTGGAACTCAGGTGACAATATTTATCCTGTACGTGTTGAACGCCGTCCTTACCAGTTCCTGTATAAAGACGAAAGTGGTTTCAACTTCATGGATCAGCAGTCGTTCGAGCAGATCACGCTGCCAGAATCGAGCATTGAGCGTTCGGAGCTGTATAAAGATGGCCAGGAGTGCTTTGTACTGGTAAATACCGAAACAGAGCAACCAATGAGCGTAGAGCTTCCTCCAAACGTTGTGTTACGTATTACTTATTCTGAGCCAGGTCTGAAAGGCGATACTGCTACCCGCACCCTGAAACCAGCAACTATGGAAACAGGTGCAACTGTGATGGTTCCTTTGTTTGTTGACACCGACGAACTGATCCGTGTGGACACAAAGACAGGCGCATACGTTGAGCGCGTAAAAGCATAATCTTACCCATACTTTACTCTAAATAAAATTCCACATGGAATATAAACAGATACAAGAGCTGATCAAAGCGATCAACAAATCGAACATCAGCGAACTGAGCATTGAGGAAGGTGATTTCAAGATTACCATTAAGCAAGCTCAAAGCATAAGTGAAACACAATTTGTAGCCGTTCAGGGACCGGCAATGCCAGCTATGCAGATGGCTGCTCCTGCAGCTCAACATGCTGCATTGCCTGCAGCTCAACCTGCTGCTCCTGCAGCTCCGACACAGCCAGCAGCTCCAGCTAATGATAAGCTGCTGACCATAAAGTCACCAATGATCGGTACTTTCTACCGTAGCCCTGGTCCAGATAAACCTTCGTTCGTAAATGTAGGCGACGAGGTAAAGCAAGGACAGGTTATCTGCATCGTTGAAGCAATGAAACTGTTTAATGAGATCGAAAGTGAATTCAGCGGTAAGATCGTGAAAGTACTGATTGACGATGCGTCACCGGTAGAATACGACCAACCTCTTTTCCTGGTTGAACCTGCTTAAACAAACTAAGATGTAAAATGCAAAATGTAATGCGCTCTTTATAAGAACACATTGCATTTTGCTTTCTTTTTTACGCTGATTTTTTTCATTTTAATTAGAAAAAGTGTTTAAAAAAATACTCATAGCCAACCGCGGCGAGATTGCATTGCGTATCATTCGTACTTGTCGCGAAATGGGCATTAAAACTGTTGCAGTTTACTCTACTGCAGATAGAGACAGCCTGCATGTTCGGTTTGCCGACGAAGCCGTATGTATAGGCAAACCTCAGGGAGCAGATTCATACCTGAACATTCCGCACATCATGGCAGCAGCAGAGATCACTAATGCTGATGCCATTCACCCCGGCTATGGCTTCCTAGCTGAGAATGCAGGCTTCTCTGAGATCTGTGCACAATACAATATTAAATTCATCGGCCCAACTCCTGAAATGATCAGGAAAATGGGTGATAAGATGACCGCGAAAGAAACTATGATAGCGGCGGGCGTACCTTGTATTCCTGGTTCCGGCGGCTTATTGGATAGCCTCGAACAGGCTATAAGTCAGGCAAACGAAATGGGTTATCCTATCATTCTGAAAGCCACAGCCGGTGGCGGTGGAAAAGGTATGCGTGTAGTATGGGCGGAATCTGAGATCGAGCGCGCTTACAACACCGCAAAAGCAGAAGCGGGCGCTGCCTTTAAAAACGACGGTATCTATATGGAGAAGTTCATCGAAGAACCTCGCCATATTGAGATACAGATAGCAGGCGACCAGTTTGGTACGGTGTGCCACCTAAGCGAACGCGATTGCTCTATTCAGCGCCGTCACCAAAAATTGGTAGAAGAATCACCTTCTCCGTTTATGACACCTGAGTTGCGCCAGGCGATGGGAGATGCCGCGATCAAAGCTGCATCGGCCATCAATTACGAAAGTGTGGGTACCATCGAGTTCCTTGTAGACAAGCACCGCAACTTCTACTTTATGGAGATGAACACCCGTATACAGGTAGAGCATGGTGTGACAGAAGAGGTAATCAACTACGACCTGATCAAAGAACAGATCAAGATCGCAGCTGGCGTTCCTATCAGTGGTCGCAATTACGAACCAGAAATGTACGCGATCGAGTGCCGTATCAATGCAGAGGATCCCTACAATGATTTCCGTCCAAGCCCGGGCAAAATCACCGTGTTACACACTCCAGGTGGCCATGGTGTACGTATCGACTCGCATATTTATGCAGGATACACTATCCCGCCCTATTACGATTCGATGATCGCTAAAGTGATAGCAGTAGCACAGACACGTGAGGAGGCGATCAACACTATGGAGCGCGCATTGAGTGAATATGTTATCGAGGGTGTAAAAACCACGATACCATTCCACCTGCAGCTGATGAAAGACGAGAACTTCAGGAAGGGTAATTTCACCACCAAGTTCATCGAATCTTTCAAATTGGTGTAAAAACTAAATAAAACGACATATTTAAAGACATAGCCTTCCGCTATGTCTTTAATGTTTGAATTCATGATATAATCCTAATCAATTACTTTTGCGGCATGAAAAAAACGTTGCTTATCACTGGCGGTGCTGGTTTTATAGGTTCACATGTTGTTAGGCTTTTTGTCAATAAATACCCGGATTACAAAATCGTTAACCTTGATTTGTTGACTTATGCCGGCAACCTGGAAAACCTAAAGGATGTCGAGAATGCCCCAAACTATGTGTTTGAGCGCGCCGATATCTGCGATGCTGCCGCGATGACCGCCCTTTTTACTCAGTATAATTTTGATGGTGTTATACACCTTGCCGCTGAAAGTCATGTCGACCGTTCTATCACTGACCCAAATGCGTTCATAGAAACCAATGTAATGGGTACGGCAAACCTACTGAATGCCGCACGCACATTGTGGAAGGGTAATTATGAGGGTAAGAGGTTCTATCATGTATCTACGGATGAGGTGTATGGCTCTCTTGGTGAAACAGGATTTTTCCTGGAAACAACTCCGTATGACCCACAGTCTCCGTATTCTGCTTCAAAAGCAGCTTCGGATCACTTGGTTCGTGCCTATGGCAATACTTATCATCTGCCCTTTGTGATCACGAACTGTTCGAATAACTACGGTCCCAACCAATTCCCAGAAAAACTGATCCCTCTATTCATCAATAATATAGTGAATAACAAACCGCTACCTGTTTATGGCGATGGTAAATATACACGCGACTGGTTGTACGTTGTTGATCACGCCCGAGCAATTGATATGGTGTATCATGATGGGAAGGATGGCGAAACTTACAACATCGGAGGTTTCAACGAATGGCAGAATATCGAGCTTATAAAACTGATGTGTGAGAAAATGGATGAAAAGCTTGGCCGTAGACCCGGTACGTCTGCCCAGCTCCTTACTTATGTAAAAGACCGTCCGGGCCATGACCGCCGTTACGCAATTGATGCAAGCAAGATCAACAAAGAACTTGGCTGGGCTCCTTCTGTGACATTTGAAGAAGGTCTAAGCCAAACCATCGATTGGTATCTTGGCAACGACGAGTGGCTGAATCATGTAACCTCGGGCGATTATCAAAACTATTACTCATCGCAATACGCACACAGATAATGAAAGGTATCGTTCTCGCCGGGGGTTCCGGCACCCGCCTGTACCCTCTTACAATCGCTGTAAGCAAGCAACTAATGCCTGTTTATGATAAACCGATGATCTATTATCCTTTGTCAACACTTATGCTTGCTGGGATAAAAGACATTTTGATCATTACCACACCAGAAGACCAGGTTGGTTTTAAAAAGCTGCTTGGCGATGGCAGCCAGGTTGGTTGCCGTTTTGAATACGTTGTTCAACCCCGCCCCGAGGGTTTGGCACAAGCCTTTGTACTTGGTGCAGACTTCATAGGCAATGATTCGGTTGCTCTTGTTTTGGGAGACAATATCTTCTATGGGTCGGGCATGGGCACCTTTCTGGAGAAAAAGGTCAACCCAGACGGAGCTGTGGTATTTGCCTATCAGGTTGGTGATCCTGAGCGCTATGGCGTTGTAGAATTCGATAGTAACAATAAGGTGCTTAGCATTGAGGAAAAGCCAACAAAGCCGAAGTCGAATTTTGCCGTTCCAGGCCTATACTTTTACGATAACGAAGTAGTTTCTATTTCTAAATCAATGAAACCCTCGCCACGAGGCGAACTTGAAATAACAGACGTTAACAAGGTTTATCTCGAAAAAGGCCAACTCGAAGTTGGCGTATTAGACCGTGGAACAGCCTGGCTGGATACCGGTACTTTTGACTCATTACAGGAGGCAGGTCAGTTTATCGAGGTAATCGAAAAACGTCAGGGTTTGAAAGTAGGCTGTATTGAGGAAGTTGCTTACCGTAAAGGATTTATAGGCAAAGATCAGTTGACGGCGCTGGCAGAAAAATATATGAAGAGCGGTTATGGCGCATACCTCGCAATGATAGCTAACGAAAGACGATAACTCGGGTAAATAATAGAGATTAAATTCGCATCCCGCTGCACAGGCGGGATTTGCTATAAGAGAACAACATGATCCCTTTAATAATCATACCAATCATTTCTGCCTTCATCGGCTGGTTTACGAACTGGATAGCCATTAAAATGTTGTTTCACCCAAAACAGCCAAAGAAAATACTGGGAATTACATTTCATGGCATATTTCCGAAGA comes from Polluticoccus soli and encodes:
- the accB gene encoding acetyl-CoA carboxylase biotin carboxyl carrier protein, producing MEYKQIQELIKAINKSNISELSIEEGDFKITIKQAQSISETQFVAVQGPAMPAMQMAAPAAQHAALPAAQPAAPAAPTQPAAPANDKLLTIKSPMIGTFYRSPGPDKPSFVNVGDEVKQGQVICIVEAMKLFNEIESEFSGKIVKVLIDDASPVEYDQPLFLVEPA
- the efp gene encoding elongation factor P encodes the protein MATTADIRNGMIIKLDGSLYSVVEFGQNKTARAAAKVWAKLKGVDNSRSIEHTWNSGDNIYPVRVERRPYQFLYKDESGFNFMDQQSFEQITLPESSIERSELYKDGQECFVLVNTETEQPMSVELPPNVVLRITYSEPGLKGDTATRTLKPATMETGATVMVPLFVDTDELIRVDTKTGAYVERVKA
- the accC gene encoding acetyl-CoA carboxylase biotin carboxylase subunit, with the translated sequence MFKKILIANRGEIALRIIRTCREMGIKTVAVYSTADRDSLHVRFADEAVCIGKPQGADSYLNIPHIMAAAEITNADAIHPGYGFLAENAGFSEICAQYNIKFIGPTPEMIRKMGDKMTAKETMIAAGVPCIPGSGGLLDSLEQAISQANEMGYPIILKATAGGGGKGMRVVWAESEIERAYNTAKAEAGAAFKNDGIYMEKFIEEPRHIEIQIAGDQFGTVCHLSERDCSIQRRHQKLVEESPSPFMTPELRQAMGDAAIKAASAINYESVGTIEFLVDKHRNFYFMEMNTRIQVEHGVTEEVINYDLIKEQIKIAAGVPISGRNYEPEMYAIECRINAEDPYNDFRPSPGKITVLHTPGGHGVRIDSHIYAGYTIPPYYDSMIAKVIAVAQTREEAINTMERALSEYVIEGVKTTIPFHLQLMKDENFRKGNFTTKFIESFKLV
- the hutI gene encoding imidazolonepropionase, which encodes MHLLLTNIKQLCQVETGTARKALVKGEAMRVLPSIENAWLFIEHGKIHSFGRMSEPPAVAANDVMDMSGRTILPAWCDSHTHLVFAAPREKEFVDRINGLSYEEIARRGGGILNSARKLNETSEEELYDQSLQRLHEVMGKGTGAIEIKSGYGLNTDAELKMLRVIRKLKENAPIPIKASFLAAHAYPLEYKQDHEGYLKLIIEEMLPRVADEGLADYMDVFCEQGFFSIDDTERLLEAGWKYGLKPKIHANQLHHSGGVEVGVKHKAISVDHLECVGDKEIAALKEGSTMPTLLPAAAFFLGIQYQPARKIIDAGLPVCLATDYNPGSCPSGSVPFLLTLACTQLKMTPEEAINAVTLNGAAALELQDEIGTIAEGKRANLIITKQIPSVSYIPYDFGNNPVDKMIINGHFI
- the rfbB gene encoding dTDP-glucose 4,6-dehydratase, whose product is MKKTLLITGGAGFIGSHVVRLFVNKYPDYKIVNLDLLTYAGNLENLKDVENAPNYVFERADICDAAAMTALFTQYNFDGVIHLAAESHVDRSITDPNAFIETNVMGTANLLNAARTLWKGNYEGKRFYHVSTDEVYGSLGETGFFLETTPYDPQSPYSASKAASDHLVRAYGNTYHLPFVITNCSNNYGPNQFPEKLIPLFINNIVNNKPLPVYGDGKYTRDWLYVVDHARAIDMVYHDGKDGETYNIGGFNEWQNIELIKLMCEKMDEKLGRRPGTSAQLLTYVKDRPGHDRRYAIDASKINKELGWAPSVTFEEGLSQTIDWYLGNDEWLNHVTSGDYQNYYSSQYAHR
- the rfbA gene encoding glucose-1-phosphate thymidylyltransferase RfbA, with the protein product MKGIVLAGGSGTRLYPLTIAVSKQLMPVYDKPMIYYPLSTLMLAGIKDILIITTPEDQVGFKKLLGDGSQVGCRFEYVVQPRPEGLAQAFVLGADFIGNDSVALVLGDNIFYGSGMGTFLEKKVNPDGAVVFAYQVGDPERYGVVEFDSNNKVLSIEEKPTKPKSNFAVPGLYFYDNEVVSISKSMKPSPRGELEITDVNKVYLEKGQLEVGVLDRGTAWLDTGTFDSLQEAGQFIEVIEKRQGLKVGCIEEVAYRKGFIGKDQLTALAEKYMKSGYGAYLAMIANERR